The stretch of DNA cataaggacagttaagaagggaaaaataagtaagacttattgtgggggtgcagttagtgaaaaacggttattgggcttgagaagcccaatttcgtgtaaactaaagacctcataagaaactctataaatagagccttatgaagttcagtagttacgtttttgaaaccctaactgagtttagaagaattctgaatttctctaaaccctaaaaccgcacaaaattccctcagccttcatccaagaacagctagcactgtgagatcgaaggttcctgttcgtgtggactaagtggaggtgctgcaagtgcggtgcttgtgatcaagaaaGGCGACCAcgaatttgttcttcaaaggtaatattctagacctgatcatgctcattcacaagaatccattgatgggaaattcTAAactttaaaattccgctgcgtttataaaaatgttttatgaaacgatttcccaacaCTAAGATGGGACTATATATACAAGAGGAGACTTGCTGTTGAGAGGGAACTGACAAAAGATGccctcaaatgtcaagacatctttcaCCTCATCAAGGAAGCAGGTTTGTTGAAAACTGTTGCTGACTTTAGTCCATGCTATGAACTCCTTGTCAAAGAATTCCTTGTCAACATTCCTGAGGAGTGTGATAATCCACTGAGCAAGGATTATCAAAAGGTGtatgtcagaggtaaatgtattgACTTTTCTCCTACTGTGATCAATAATTATCTTGGAAGATCTGTTGAACCTAAGCCTGAACTAGAGGTGGCTAATGATGCTGTAAGTACTGAGATTACTGCTGGCAAGGTCAAGGTGTGGCCTAAAAACAAGTTAATACCCACTAGTAAGCTGATTATGAAGTATGCCATCCTGAATAGGATTGGGTCTACAAACTAGGTACCAACCAAGCATGCCACAAATGTTGCAATAGGTTTGGgtcattttatttatgttgtagGAACCAAAGTTGATTATGATTATGGTACCTATATTTTTGATCAAACTGTTAAGCACATTAGATCCACTGCTGTTAAGATGCctatagcatttccatctttatTATATGGGATCATTTTGGATCAATACCCTGATATCAAGATCATTACTGATACTCCTAAGAAAAGGGAAACTGCCTTCACCTTTCATCACAAGTTGTTTGGAGACCATAATGTTGCAAACATTGTTGGGACATCTACTGGTGCAGCTGGTCCTATGACTAGAATGGAGATCATTGCTGCTCTAATGGTTCAATGTCAGGAGATTGATAAGCAGAAAGACAAGCTCGATGAGAAGAAGCTGATGTTTGAAAGGATGATCTAATCCTTGGAGGCTTAAGAGGTGACTGTCAAAGCAAATAAAGATGTTGTTGCTGATGATGAACCAAAGGATGCTAATGACAATGAAGACTCTGACACTGAGGCTGCTACAGATGCTAAGGATGATGACTCTGGTAGCAGTGATGAAGAATGATTGTGTTACAAGTTTTACTTGTTTTTTATGCACGTTtacttttatttggtttatgGGTTCattgccctggattttagcaccttctgagtgcatggtttgtaatcttgttttgtttctgcactttggatactatGCTTCActattttggcacattttgtggctaaaaagggggagtagtactttgatGTTTGTTGTTCTGCTActatgttgttgtgtcttttgttgtGACATGTTCTAAGACACTTGTCTGTGGAGTAGCAGTAAGCTTGTGTTCAGagggagtaaaaaaaaatttaccctGAGATAATGCACGAGCtgatgaattcagggggagtttTTGCTAGATGGATGCTCATTGCTCTGATTGGAAGACCACATGCATTGATACCATGCTGGTtgaacatgttgaaacattttgTTAACACATGTTTTATTTGTtcgaggctatttgatgatgactccgCTACTGCCTGCCTTTGATACTTTGTTTAAGTTGCTCTAACATTCTTCATTTTTGTGTGATCATGGTGACTTGAAGGATTGCGTGTTTTTTATCTCTCATAGGTGATTAAATGGCcagaaattgttttagccaaaaattgccaaagggggagattgttggatatttgaattggcctaattttgctaaaacaaatatacaagcaagatgttggaagACATGTTACAACATTCGTTACAACATGTTATTTgctaaggaaatctcgcgcatttaataCGAGCATCttctatatatggaaatccacatAGGAGCGCGTTTTgttgaagatttgatctgatcaaatGTTTTTGAGATAAGTCAGACTTAATGGAACAATTGTATGACTATACTTATCTCCTTAAGTCATTCAAACACTTTAGGAATGTTTTGATCTATCATTGATGATCATTGAGAttgaatcagatcacctttatGACTCTGAAGGAGCGTCCTATCTATCTTGAAGAAAGTGGAGCGTGCTAGCTCACTATTTATATGAAGaccaagactaagtatctcattgaaatatattgaaatatacATTTGAGTCTTTATTGAGTCAAAGTGTCTGTATTTGTTATttgtgattcttacttgtggattctataacacaagataagaactgagtttgttgtgtttgtttttaaggttactcccaagctttgaagtacggagttgaccgtgtgtgatttactcgaagcttttaagtaAGAGTGAAATATTGTCTTGGTGATTGTCACCACATTGTATCCAACATtgtatgaacaacacaggttgtgttggttgagtggaagtgagatgggatctcatgtctatgAGTTCCTAGGCATAAGTTGCATGaatagtgtcgaggttataagacgtaaaccaagggtttgctggaggtcttagtgtaagacgtaagcctgagggtttgctggaggtcttagtgactagagctattagtggatttccttcctggattggtatcccccagagtaggcaggttggctgaactgggttaacaattacttgtgcaatTTATTTACTTCCTGTCATTTACACATGTTtcgacagatgtgccaacaataagtacaacattattcataaagcaGTTGTTGGAACATCTGTTGTAACATCATTTTAGTGATACCAGAATGTCAAGTTTGcatgaataattttatacatcCTTATGTGATTCTAACTGAATCAAATCTACGCAACAGAGATTACTTTTGTAACTTGTTGTTtcaaccaagacagtcaaaatCATCTgacaatttattaaatcaaatgagAAAAGTCTTAAATTTACAAGGCACTACTCACAAAATGTAGGCCATTTTCCTTATGATGTTACCTGATAATCACAAGATTAAACGACATCCCTTAATGTGAGAACAAACTCACAAAAAACCTAAATTTTAGCATGAAATATATCCGAATATATAACATGaaacataataacaattaactcaaacatcataatcatgctacaaacaaaatatttaatttcaaataaaattaaatctttatatATACCAATGAATCTCATGCCACAATTTATTCACATATGCTCAATGATTCTGTAAATGAATAATCAACTAGTTTTAGAATGATATttctaaaacaaaagaaaaaaaaaactttatattctataaataaacaaataattatagaatttatattttcccaaaaaattaaagaatcaaaactttaatttctgtacataccaaacaaatttgatcaaaatattttgagaatcttttttttttttaaggatatttTGAGAATCTTATAATTGCTATTTAACGGCAATTAATCTTgtacaaaaatatatacaataaccaaatatatatacCAAATCTTTATATACcttatttttctcaaaataaacTTCAAGTACAAAACTAATGTGAATCAATtttaatccttaaaaaaaaattgaatcatcaaaaaataaaatataaacccTTAGTAGACGATAACATATCTGAATTTGCTATAACAATGGGTATGACATTATACCAAACTTTATACGTCAAACCGAAAGATTGTATCAAACTGAAAGTCACCGAAAACATGCTTTCGCATCGAGAATAGATTATCATAGAAATATGATCCGGAAAAACTACTGCTCAATTTTCCAATACAATTATACATAACATAAAGTTGGATCAAGGATATATAAGTATAATATGATccgaaaattaaaataaaattggcatCTGGAGATTAGAAAAATAATCATAGTCTTTAATCCTTATTAATGGTCACACaaaatttgaccaaataatAGATATGATCAAAATATACTACTAATAAACCTGATAAAAGTATATGAAccataaaatagaaaacaaatcaaccggatttttttttttttgacagtaaaaTCAACCGGATTTTATTTTCCATAACTTtgtatattttgataaattgaagaaaacaGTAAGATACAATCACTTAAAATCCTCATATTCAAATTTAAGCTTAATATATCATATCAATGTCCAATTTTTCCGATGCTAGCCAGTTCACGTATTCGATTTTAATTAGtaccaaataattaaaatcacaaaacacttcaaataaaataaatgatctCAAAGAAACAACCTGGatttaaatcaattattttaatGGGATCCTTAATCATCGAAACATTCAATctggtgaagaagaagaagaaaaaaaaaaaactttgacacaaattcacaaaaattgaaatttgtcaTGCCTTTAATTAAACCCACCGGATCGATTTGAACTACCAaaaccataaccataaagaaaattGCAACGCAAAGCCTTATTATCCCAATCTATTGAATGCTAATAAATCAACTATgaagacctgctctgataccgcTTGTTggaattaacttaataatttaattatatacatgctcttaataataaagattaaattataatcttactttagtgcggaagccaaataaaaacaagcatgtatataaaataggatctacgacatgttgatttatcaaggaTTATAGGAATACATGGATAGATGAATCCACTTGATGAACTGACCTGAAACAGAATCGGATGACGAACACCCGTTGACTtatggttcttcctcaaccaggaCTCCTTATGCCTTTAGGACTATTCAGATGGGGTGAAGAGTCGATATGCGgtgtgtccggtatattggggaccatagcctatatatagtgtgatggccaattagggttcccattattccgaaatgggccatcctgacatccactcatattgaacccatatccaattaattaattaatttctaaatagaaatctaataagccttttaactttatttgatcacttaatcaattaaggcttctaattgataaatagctaatataattatataaagatatttgcccacataatattattagaatattataaaatattccaacaaaaGTCACCCAAAATGTATAATGGACAAACACGTATAAAATTCAAGCCgacataaatacaaaaaaacaagaaatataaaaatcacCACAAATGTATAATGCATAAACgcatacaaatttatttttgtggtAAAGGGAGagtttaaaacaaattaaagtgcAAAGGTATAGGCTATAGCCAAATATAGGTTTAAACTGAACTAAAAAGATCATTTACGCGTATAGTTTATGTTCAGCTCATTTATTTAAcgaatttaatttttaactcaAGTTCAATTCATTTAGTTCATGAACCAAGTTCAATGAGTCAACTAATGAATCAAGTTTCGAACTATTTGTGAGTTGGCTCGGGTCATTGTCAGTGCTAGTTTTAGTCCATTCTTTTATGTGTCTTTTTGAATGAATATTTCGTAGACATGTTTAAAACATTATAATAAGATTAATTAGATTTTCTAGTCTCTAATTTAAACAGAAATGACCTTAGCATTGTTCCCTGTGACCCTATCATGAAGAAAGATGCTTAAAAGCCAGCATACCCAATTTTGTCACCTTGTCCCTCCAACAAGCTTTCATCATTCTTCCatttaataatatgaaaattcaaaatagttCTTAGAAGTTTGTCTTTGAAATTCTTTTTAACCTTAATAATCTTGCAGTCATTGTCAATGTGTTTCTGGCCACTATCTCACTGGCCTTCTAATCAATGATAAAACATTCACGCAAAAAAACATTTCAAAGAAcgcattataatttataatgaaTGAAAAGAAAACGTGGAAAACGacttattttcaaatttaaataatatatttattaaaaataagatatttattcattcaaaacGTTACATTACATCCCAGGACAAGAATTTACAAgttgttttaaattttgtaataGTTGACCGCTATCATGTCACCTACTACATTTAATAAAGCTATACAAGCTCAAGATCTGCGCCCAGGTGTTGATGTAGAGacatatgtatatgtatattaatagattaatttttaggccctaaactaatagttatatattgttaatgttcatataatatcatatgaatatcaatagattagttatctatactcggaaatatagttttagtccattttaatctttccataaaatttaaactcagATTAGGAGGTtcttttttgacgttatatacaaagataattattttgtatttcttatctcatttgatttgatgcaattggtttaatattgataatctatatgtttacaagaataaaaatgatttttttttatattatacgcaatttaaatcgacagttatttttaataaaaaaaataatttttttatattaaggggcCATTTTATATTTTGCGCAGGGTCTCCTAAAACCCAGAGACGCCCctactcaaacccctcaccactagaccaaaatCTAGTGGCTTACGACAAGGATTTCTTTGATCAAAGCCTTTATGAGATCAAACTTCTCAAGTATTAATGTGCAACATTTGATATTGttatttttgtgttaattttagCTACAGCCACTTAATGTGTTTGTGGCTATGCcaattattaatatattcacacttatgttatattttgggaaGATTTGAATTACATtatgttgtaaaaaaaagaagttaattccaaaaaaaaaaaaaaaaagaaacggaAAAGAACAAATAATTGCAGGAAAAATAAGGccagaattatttttttttaaaaaacgatATATATTCCGACGGTTTCAAACTGCCGCTAAACAGTAAAATACAAGGGCGACAGTTCAAAACCGCCGCGGAATAGTTCAAAAATTTCAGCTCCATTTATGTGTATTGCGACGCTATTAATCGCCGCAAGACCGTCTGCGAAGGTTTGTGCGGCAGTGAGTTGACATTACCGTCACATTTTGTGGTTCCGACACCAAGATTTTGCGACGCTTCAAACCGCCGCTAATAGCCTCCAGAACCGTCGCAAAATGCAATTATCTTTTGTAGTATAAAACTATATGAATATGTGAATAAGTTCACAATATCAAGTTAACGACAAAACAACTACAA from Trifolium pratense cultivar HEN17-A07 linkage group LG5, ARS_RC_1.1, whole genome shotgun sequence encodes:
- the LOC123886280 gene encoding uncharacterized protein LOC123886280; protein product: MIGSLLYLTASRPDITFVVGVCARYQVKPKMSHLVQVKRILKYVNGTSDYRILYSQTKNSTLVGYCDADWAESADDRKSTSGGCFFLGDNLISWFSKETKLWDYIYKRRLAVERELTKDALKCQDIFHLIKEAGLLKTVADFSPCYELLVKEFLVNIPEECDNPLSKDYQKVYVRGKCIDFSPTVINNYLGRSVEPKPELEVANDAVSTEITAGKVKVWPKNKLIPTRTKVDYDYGTYIFDQTVKHIRSTAVKMPIAFPSLLYGIILDQYPDIKIITDTPKKRETAFTFHHKLFGDHNVANIVGTSTGAAGPMTRMEIIAALMVTVKANKDVVADDEPKDANDNEDSDTEAATDAKDDDSGSSDEE